A window of the Vanessa cardui chromosome 12, ilVanCard2.1, whole genome shotgun sequence genome harbors these coding sequences:
- the LOC124534236 gene encoding active breakpoint cluster region-related protein isoform X1: MSVFGDFQRVWVQRFPDSTLPAAWEDDVRANLAKHKQKVAILREELEKEEFYVEYLETLLSDVEKHKASQGSRTAPPSGIDTNDDKTSDSKQDSNTDSLSKKSETSLKSDDSAEAPDCDEVHLRSKPVNFAERSSVNQCINELSSNLAAEARKRCNSEIVKRTDNDLSDVESTNKTQAKNRPASQAGDFVTVIEVNGLKAVENAAKKLDESPPSSESSSTDPASATKKKVPPKPPPKVFNKRGASLPESGLAEESPPSSLGRRLRNAESRESIASRASTPSISERVKSYESINSLSSERKRSGGAATPLSIDEEATSCTPDPPDASDDKSAPISLESIPAVVPAAEDEPYYDQVPVDINDGEYVYIQAAGRDRFRALSDWGVVPAGAGSDDSSGAGTLPPAASAPPAPDSPLCATAPNYVNIHYFIQQAGEGTEPSETSSELADSSDTPLLLRTISSDTEASATPPVLRKLQHQESNISSNAEAERLTMHRCIVTSIIESETVYVECLYVMEKYMNAIKATLSTSQPVITEEKFGTIFYKISELHDLHKSFLEGLKNAVASWEEPLSVGIHFKKMAENINVYGAFLHNYGRATDAVRRRCATSQRFADLTRQITCRGQPMSLDDLLHKPVARVQKNALVLHDLIKYTPASHPDHAMLTEALNMTQHFLDEFNIIQTKSMFPNADRAQRRLVKNSFIVELSDGHRKLRHLFLFNDVIACAKYKASGRDKFTFELKWFIPLPDIVVVEDEGAGGAAEREASPANIVALKSQACTVRDLILAEERATQDDKKIRLGSRGAAEKQRKKLSELEGQLVLASPNLVFRVGARAPGSTTLQRQHIFFLSSEYERTQWIDSIHALQASSAPPAGTSTVSMLELQGWVTACRSYLQTDMGSYLLRSGRDDSLLLGDLQLHIGGMTAPLDTSADYYIVVEVDSYGHYFRKAKSKLVCRSAQPRWNESFTLDLEGSQNLRLLLYEDAARPVLRGKCTLKLSREWVGESVSRTVCVGGGSLPLRVRLLPPERSARHVPSAKPGALFGAKITHVAKREKRNIPFIISACVREVERRGIGEVGIYRVSGSASDLNRLKKSFETNAYEAEQLLKEVDVHSVTGVLKLYLRELPEALFTDALYPELLRAWGSTQGAGASSDSGPAHTRRHALLKCYAQLPDLNKNCIDFLLNHFVKVNQHEGENKMSLHNLATVFGPTLLRPSAAGGKLRADQLAAGTVDAMAQAGILYTLLQQRHLAQHLSAHRPHANPPPLLD, translated from the exons ATGAGCGTCTTCGGGGATTTTCAGCGTGTGTGGGTGCAACGTTTTCCAGATAGCACTTTACCAGCCGCTTGGGAAGACGATGTCAGGGCCAATTTAGCTAAACATAAACAGAAAGTAGCTATCCTTAGGGAAGAGTTAGAAAAAGAAGAATTCTATGTCGAGTATTTAGAAACTTTACTGTCTGATGTCGAGAAACATAAAGCTTCCCAAGGAAGTAGGACGGCGCCGCCCTCAGGGATTGACACGAATGACGATAAAACATCTGATAGCAAACAA GATTCTAACACTGACTCACTCTCAAAGAAAAGTGAAACAAGTCTTAAGAGTGATGACTCAGCAGAGGCTCCTGACTGTGACGAGGTACACTTGAGAAGCAAACCTGTGAATTTTGCCGAAAGGAGTTCTGTTAACCAATGCATAAATGAACTGTCATCAAACCTTGCAGCTGAAGCTCGAAAACGGTGCAACAGTGAAATCGTAAAACGAACTGACAATGATTTAAGTg ATGTAGAATCAACTAATAAAACTCAAGCTAAAAACCGTCCAGCATCACAAGCAGGTGATTTTGTAACAGTGATTGAAGTTAATGGTTTAAAAGCAGTCGAGAATGCTGCTAAGAAATTGGATGAATCACCACCATCCTCGGAAAGTAGTTCTACAGATCCCGCATCTGCTACTAAGAAGAAAGTGCCACCAAA gccACCTCCAAAAGTTTTCAACAAACGTGGAGCTTCACTACCAGAATCAGGCTTGGCCGAAGAAAGCCCCCCATCGTCGCTGGGAAGAAGACTACGAAACGCCGAGTCCCGAGAATCCATTGCTAGCAGAGCATCTACACCCTCAATTAGTGAAAGG GTGAAAAGCTACGAGTCAATTAACTCATTGTCATCGGAGCGCAAGCGGTCCGGCGGCGCGGCCACGCCGCTCTCCATCGACGAGGAGGCCACGTCGTGCACGCCCGACCCGCCCGACGCCTCCGACGACAAGTCCGCGCCGATATCGCTCGAGAGCATTCCCGCCGTCGTGCCCGCCGCCGAGGACGAACCCTACTACGACCAGGTCCCGGTGGATATCAACGACGgagaatatgtttatatacaagCAG CAGGGCGGGACCGTTTCCGGGCGCTGTCGGACTGGGGCGTGGTGCCGGCGGGCGCGGGCTCGGACGACAGCTCGGGCGCGGGCACGCTGCCGCCCGCCGCgtccgcgccgcccgcgcccgacTCGCCGCTCTGCGCCACCGCGCCCAACTACGTCAACATACACTACTTCATACA ACAAGCTGGCGAGGGAACCGAACCCAGCGAGACGAGCTCCGAGCTGGCTGACTCCAGCGACACCCCGCTTCTTCTGCGAACCATTTCATCGGACACCGAGGCCAGCGCTACGCCGCCGGTGTTAAGAAAACTTCAACATCAG gaGTCTAACATCAGTAGCAATGCGGAGGCCGAGCGTCTCACGATGCACCGTTGCATTGTCACAAGTATCATAGAAAGCGAGACAGTGTATGTGGAATGCCTCTATGTAATGGAGAAG TACATGAACGCTATAAAAGCGACACTGTCGACGTCTCAACCTGTTATAACAGAAGAAAAATTTGGtacaatattctataaaatatcagAGTTGCACGACTTGCACAAGAGTTTCCTTGAAGGTCTAAAGAATGCCGTCGCCAGTTGGGAAGAACCATTGTCTGTAgggatccattttaaaaaaatg GCTGAAAATATAAACGTATATGGTGCGTTCCTGCACAACTACGGTCGCGCCACGGACGCGGTGCGGCGGCGCTGCGCCACCTCGCAGCGCTTCGCCGACCTCACGCGCCAGATCACGTGTCGTGGGCAGCCAATGTCGCTCGATGACCTCCTACACAAGCCCGTAGCGCGTGTGCAGAAGAACGCACTTGTTTTACAC gATCTTATAAAGTACACGCCTGCGAGTCACCCCGATCACGCGATGCTAACCGAGGCGTTGAATATGACGCAACATTTCTTAGACGaattcaatattatacaaaCCAAGTCCATGTTTCCG aaCGCAGACCGAGCACAGCGGAGACTCGTAAAAAACTCCTTTATCGTCGAGCTATCAGATGGACATCGAAAACTGAGACATCTATTTCTTTTCAACGACGTTATCGCCTGCGCCAAATACAAG GCTTCCGGGCGAGACAAATTCACGTTCGAGCTGAAGTGGTTCATTCCGCTGCCGGACATCGTGGTGGTGGAGGACGAGGGCGCGGGCGGCGCCGCCGAGCGCGAGGCGTCGCCCGCCAACATCGTGGCGCTCAAGTCGCAGGCCTGCACCGTGCGCGACCTCATCCTGGCCGAGGAGCGCGCCACGCAGGACGACAAG AAAATACGCCTCGGTAGTCGCGGTGCGGCGGAAAAGCAACGGAAGAAACTTTCGGAGCTCGaggggcagcttgttctggcgTCACCGAACCTGGTGTTCCGAGTGGGCGCCCGGGCGCCGGGCTCCACGACACTGCAGCGACAACACATATTCTTCCTCAGCTCGGAATACGAACGCACGCAGTGGATTGATTCCATCCATGCTCTACAG gcATCATCTGCGCCTCCCGCCGGCACCAGTACTGTATCAATGCTAGAACTTCAAGGGTGGGTGACAGCATGTCGCAGCTACTTGCAGACAGACATGGGCTCCTACCTCCTTCGGAGCGGTAGGGATGACTCATTGCTGCTAGGAGACTTGCAACTACATATAGGAGGCATGACTGCACCTTTGGATACCTCAGCTG ACTATTACATCGTGGTAGAGGTGGATTCGTATGGGCACTACTTCCGCAAGGCGAAGTCTAAGCTGGTGTGTCGCAGCGCGCAGCCGCGCTGGAACGAGAGCTTCACGCTCGACCTCGAGGGCTCGCAGAACTTGCGGCTGCTGCTCTACGAGGACGCCGCTCGCCCGGTGCTCCGGGGAAAGTGTACGCTTAAG CTGTCGCGCGAGTGGGTGGGCGAGAGCGTGTCGCGCACGGTGTGCGTGGGCGGCGGCTCGCTGCCGCTGCGCGTGCGCCTGCTGCCGCCCGAGCGCTCGGCGCGCCACGTGCCCAGCGCCAAGCCCGGCGCGCTCTTCGGCGCCAAGATCACGCACGTCGCAAA ACGTGAAAAACGGAACATCCCTTTCATAATAAGCGCGTGCGTGCGCGAGGTGGAGCGTCGCGGCATCGGCGAGGTGGGCATCTATCGCGTCTCCGGCAGCGCCTCCGACCTCAATCGGCTCAAGAAGAGCTTCGAGACTA ATGCATACGAAGCTGAGCAGTTATTAAAAGAGGTTGACGTACACTCTGTAACCGGAGTATTGAAGTTGTACCTGCGTGAATTGCCGGAGGCACTGTTTACTGATGCCTTATATCCGGAATTGTTACGGGCTTGGGGATCAACACag gGTGCTGGGGCTTCTTCAGATTCAGGGCCGGCGCACACGAGACGCCACGCACTACTGAAATGTTACGCACAACTTCCAGACctcaataaaaattgtattgattttCTCCTTAATCATTTTGTCAA AGTCAATCAGCACGAAGGCGAGAACAAGATGTCACTGCACAACCTGGCCACCGTGTTCGGGCCGACGCTGCTGCGGCCGAGCGCGGCGGGCGGCAAGCTGCGCGCCGACCAGCTGGCGGCCGGCACCGTGGACGCCATGGCGCAGGCAGGCATCCTCTACACGCTGCTGCAGCAGCGACACCTCGCGCAGCACCTGTCCGCGCACCGCCCGCACGCCAACCCGCCGCCGCTACTCGATTGA
- the LOC124534236 gene encoding active breakpoint cluster region-related protein isoform X6, whose protein sequence is MDSNTDSLSKKSETSLKSDDSAEAPDCDEVHLRSKPVNFAERSSVNQCINELSSNLAAEARKRCNSEIVKRTDNDLSDVESTNKTQAKNRPASQAGDFVTVIEVNGLKAVENAAKKLDESPPSSESSSTDPASATKKKVPPKPPPKVFNKRGASLPESGLAEESPPSSLGRRLRNAESRESIASRASTPSISERVKSYESINSLSSERKRSGGAATPLSIDEEATSCTPDPPDASDDKSAPISLESIPAVVPAAEDEPYYDQVPVDINDGEYVYIQAAGRDRFRALSDWGVVPAGAGSDDSSGAGTLPPAASAPPAPDSPLCATAPNYVNIHYFIQQAGEGTEPSETSSELADSSDTPLLLRTISSDTEASATPPVLRKLQHQESNISSNAEAERLTMHRCIVTSIIESETVYVECLYVMEKYMNAIKATLSTSQPVITEEKFGTIFYKISELHDLHKSFLEGLKNAVASWEEPLSVGIHFKKMAENINVYGAFLHNYGRATDAVRRRCATSQRFADLTRQITCRGQPMSLDDLLHKPVARVQKNALVLHDLIKYTPASHPDHAMLTEALNMTQHFLDEFNIIQTKSMFPNADRAQRRLVKNSFIVELSDGHRKLRHLFLFNDVIACAKYKASGRDKFTFELKWFIPLPDIVVVEDEGAGGAAEREASPANIVALKSQACTVRDLILAEERATQDDKKIRLGSRGAAEKQRKKLSELEGQLVLASPNLVFRVGARAPGSTTLQRQHIFFLSSEYERTQWIDSIHALQASSAPPAGTSTVSMLELQGWVTACRSYLQTDMGSYLLRSGRDDSLLLGDLQLHIGGMTAPLDTSADYYIVVEVDSYGHYFRKAKSKLVCRSAQPRWNESFTLDLEGSQNLRLLLYEDAARPVLRGKCTLKLSREWVGESVSRTVCVGGGSLPLRVRLLPPERSARHVPSAKPGALFGAKITHVAKREKRNIPFIISACVREVERRGIGEVGIYRVSGSASDLNRLKKSFETNAYEAEQLLKEVDVHSVTGVLKLYLRELPEALFTDALYPELLRAWGSTQGAGASSDSGPAHTRRHALLKCYAQLPDLNKNCIDFLLNHFVKVNQHEGENKMSLHNLATVFGPTLLRPSAAGGKLRADQLAAGTVDAMAQAGILYTLLQQRHLAQHLSAHRPHANPPPLLD, encoded by the exons ATG GATTCTAACACTGACTCACTCTCAAAGAAAAGTGAAACAAGTCTTAAGAGTGATGACTCAGCAGAGGCTCCTGACTGTGACGAGGTACACTTGAGAAGCAAACCTGTGAATTTTGCCGAAAGGAGTTCTGTTAACCAATGCATAAATGAACTGTCATCAAACCTTGCAGCTGAAGCTCGAAAACGGTGCAACAGTGAAATCGTAAAACGAACTGACAATGATTTAAGTg ATGTAGAATCAACTAATAAAACTCAAGCTAAAAACCGTCCAGCATCACAAGCAGGTGATTTTGTAACAGTGATTGAAGTTAATGGTTTAAAAGCAGTCGAGAATGCTGCTAAGAAATTGGATGAATCACCACCATCCTCGGAAAGTAGTTCTACAGATCCCGCATCTGCTACTAAGAAGAAAGTGCCACCAAA gccACCTCCAAAAGTTTTCAACAAACGTGGAGCTTCACTACCAGAATCAGGCTTGGCCGAAGAAAGCCCCCCATCGTCGCTGGGAAGAAGACTACGAAACGCCGAGTCCCGAGAATCCATTGCTAGCAGAGCATCTACACCCTCAATTAGTGAAAGG GTGAAAAGCTACGAGTCAATTAACTCATTGTCATCGGAGCGCAAGCGGTCCGGCGGCGCGGCCACGCCGCTCTCCATCGACGAGGAGGCCACGTCGTGCACGCCCGACCCGCCCGACGCCTCCGACGACAAGTCCGCGCCGATATCGCTCGAGAGCATTCCCGCCGTCGTGCCCGCCGCCGAGGACGAACCCTACTACGACCAGGTCCCGGTGGATATCAACGACGgagaatatgtttatatacaagCAG CAGGGCGGGACCGTTTCCGGGCGCTGTCGGACTGGGGCGTGGTGCCGGCGGGCGCGGGCTCGGACGACAGCTCGGGCGCGGGCACGCTGCCGCCCGCCGCgtccgcgccgcccgcgcccgacTCGCCGCTCTGCGCCACCGCGCCCAACTACGTCAACATACACTACTTCATACA ACAAGCTGGCGAGGGAACCGAACCCAGCGAGACGAGCTCCGAGCTGGCTGACTCCAGCGACACCCCGCTTCTTCTGCGAACCATTTCATCGGACACCGAGGCCAGCGCTACGCCGCCGGTGTTAAGAAAACTTCAACATCAG gaGTCTAACATCAGTAGCAATGCGGAGGCCGAGCGTCTCACGATGCACCGTTGCATTGTCACAAGTATCATAGAAAGCGAGACAGTGTATGTGGAATGCCTCTATGTAATGGAGAAG TACATGAACGCTATAAAAGCGACACTGTCGACGTCTCAACCTGTTATAACAGAAGAAAAATTTGGtacaatattctataaaatatcagAGTTGCACGACTTGCACAAGAGTTTCCTTGAAGGTCTAAAGAATGCCGTCGCCAGTTGGGAAGAACCATTGTCTGTAgggatccattttaaaaaaatg GCTGAAAATATAAACGTATATGGTGCGTTCCTGCACAACTACGGTCGCGCCACGGACGCGGTGCGGCGGCGCTGCGCCACCTCGCAGCGCTTCGCCGACCTCACGCGCCAGATCACGTGTCGTGGGCAGCCAATGTCGCTCGATGACCTCCTACACAAGCCCGTAGCGCGTGTGCAGAAGAACGCACTTGTTTTACAC gATCTTATAAAGTACACGCCTGCGAGTCACCCCGATCACGCGATGCTAACCGAGGCGTTGAATATGACGCAACATTTCTTAGACGaattcaatattatacaaaCCAAGTCCATGTTTCCG aaCGCAGACCGAGCACAGCGGAGACTCGTAAAAAACTCCTTTATCGTCGAGCTATCAGATGGACATCGAAAACTGAGACATCTATTTCTTTTCAACGACGTTATCGCCTGCGCCAAATACAAG GCTTCCGGGCGAGACAAATTCACGTTCGAGCTGAAGTGGTTCATTCCGCTGCCGGACATCGTGGTGGTGGAGGACGAGGGCGCGGGCGGCGCCGCCGAGCGCGAGGCGTCGCCCGCCAACATCGTGGCGCTCAAGTCGCAGGCCTGCACCGTGCGCGACCTCATCCTGGCCGAGGAGCGCGCCACGCAGGACGACAAG AAAATACGCCTCGGTAGTCGCGGTGCGGCGGAAAAGCAACGGAAGAAACTTTCGGAGCTCGaggggcagcttgttctggcgTCACCGAACCTGGTGTTCCGAGTGGGCGCCCGGGCGCCGGGCTCCACGACACTGCAGCGACAACACATATTCTTCCTCAGCTCGGAATACGAACGCACGCAGTGGATTGATTCCATCCATGCTCTACAG gcATCATCTGCGCCTCCCGCCGGCACCAGTACTGTATCAATGCTAGAACTTCAAGGGTGGGTGACAGCATGTCGCAGCTACTTGCAGACAGACATGGGCTCCTACCTCCTTCGGAGCGGTAGGGATGACTCATTGCTGCTAGGAGACTTGCAACTACATATAGGAGGCATGACTGCACCTTTGGATACCTCAGCTG ACTATTACATCGTGGTAGAGGTGGATTCGTATGGGCACTACTTCCGCAAGGCGAAGTCTAAGCTGGTGTGTCGCAGCGCGCAGCCGCGCTGGAACGAGAGCTTCACGCTCGACCTCGAGGGCTCGCAGAACTTGCGGCTGCTGCTCTACGAGGACGCCGCTCGCCCGGTGCTCCGGGGAAAGTGTACGCTTAAG CTGTCGCGCGAGTGGGTGGGCGAGAGCGTGTCGCGCACGGTGTGCGTGGGCGGCGGCTCGCTGCCGCTGCGCGTGCGCCTGCTGCCGCCCGAGCGCTCGGCGCGCCACGTGCCCAGCGCCAAGCCCGGCGCGCTCTTCGGCGCCAAGATCACGCACGTCGCAAA ACGTGAAAAACGGAACATCCCTTTCATAATAAGCGCGTGCGTGCGCGAGGTGGAGCGTCGCGGCATCGGCGAGGTGGGCATCTATCGCGTCTCCGGCAGCGCCTCCGACCTCAATCGGCTCAAGAAGAGCTTCGAGACTA ATGCATACGAAGCTGAGCAGTTATTAAAAGAGGTTGACGTACACTCTGTAACCGGAGTATTGAAGTTGTACCTGCGTGAATTGCCGGAGGCACTGTTTACTGATGCCTTATATCCGGAATTGTTACGGGCTTGGGGATCAACACag gGTGCTGGGGCTTCTTCAGATTCAGGGCCGGCGCACACGAGACGCCACGCACTACTGAAATGTTACGCACAACTTCCAGACctcaataaaaattgtattgattttCTCCTTAATCATTTTGTCAA AGTCAATCAGCACGAAGGCGAGAACAAGATGTCACTGCACAACCTGGCCACCGTGTTCGGGCCGACGCTGCTGCGGCCGAGCGCGGCGGGCGGCAAGCTGCGCGCCGACCAGCTGGCGGCCGGCACCGTGGACGCCATGGCGCAGGCAGGCATCCTCTACACGCTGCTGCAGCAGCGACACCTCGCGCAGCACCTGTCCGCGCACCGCCCGCACGCCAACCCGCCGCCGCTACTCGATTGA